From the genome of Rhododendron vialii isolate Sample 1 chromosome 10a, ASM3025357v1:
TGTGGTCCATTAAATGGCTGGGATTTTCTCTAGGAAATCCAAGCTTCCTCATGATGCCACGTTCACTCTTCATTTTGCTCTCAAATGGCACTCTAAACTTGCTGACAGAAAAACGGCAtttaacatgaaaaaaaattattcttaaaCGGGCATGATTTTGTGGAGttcattttgggtcccacaaaaaatatttaaattatatgttatttttaatttttattaatgggttcttgtaaaaaattagagcAACCCGATATTCGTAAGGACTTTTTCAATATTCGTAGGGATactacgaattttgaaaaagcccttatcgatatcaaattgagttaaattttttaaaaatccacaaaaaaatattttaaaaataacttacggtttgaatcatctttgtagaaCCCGCAATGGGcctgccaaaaataaaaaaaaaatgaagcaatttaCTCCCTGTTTGGTACCCATTAAATGGgcaacgaatttttttttttttgcagagccCATtatttattcttaaaatattttttgatatcgATAAGGATTCTTTCAGAAGTCATAGAGtatttcagaattcgtaggatCTCTACGAAAGTTGAAAAAGTCATTACGAATATCGGGTTGCTCAATTTTTTTACaagtcataaaaaaatattttaaagaataacttggtgttttaatcatctttgtgggactcAAAATGAGCCTCACAAAATCATACCCATTTAAGAATAAATTTTTTCATGTTAAATGCCGGTTTTCCGTCAGCAAGTTCATTTGAGAGCAAAATGAAGAGTGGACGTGGTATCATGGGGAAGCTTGGATGTCCTAGAGAAAATCTCAGTCATTCAATGGACCACAATGGATGGTAGAATACTGGATGATATTTGAACCCCCATCATCTCCTACCGTTTTACTCCCCCATAATTACCCACCACCTCtcaggctccgtttcagaacaaaaaataagttcttattttttaaaaagacaatttcaaactcaaaaattatgagtttattgaaatctaaaaatatgcaatatgaatcttatttgaaagatttcgatgaaatcttttatacgatgcaaaaaaaaatttaaaaaattatttttcatttattttatttttgaatttaaaaatataaaataagcttcttattttttaaaaaaatttctggaacgaggcctcactctctctccaaccCTCCATAAATACCCCACACATTTCCTTGAAGCAGCACACCAACGCACAACACcgcttcatttttttcttttgctttgctTCATTTGGTTGAAGTTTAGAGTTTGGTtgaagtttagagagagagatagaaagctagagacaaagaaaatttatccgaaagtattttgaaaagattaactagtggttgagattcactttgatgtatGTGATACAATTATTAAAGtaattctcaaccattgattgctgttttcgaaATACTTTcgtgataaattttttttgtacctaccATTTCCCTTGGGTGCGAGAAAAGGCTAGaagaaacagaaagaaaaaaggttaGATTCAAGTCCGCCACCTTGCCACAACCACATCTCCACCCCACAAGACGACCATTCGATCTTAGTTTCTAGCTCCAAGAATTTTAGAAGTTGTTTTTGattctagaaaaagaaaattttaatttcttaatttacTAACTAGATTCACGGGTCTTCTTTAATTTATTGTGGatttttctgttcaaaaaagACCATCATCTCAGATTTCTGTATtgttatctccagaggaacggCATCTCTATCGCCGCCATCAAATGGCGAACGGAAAGCTGCCTGAAGAGTTGCACATGGAGATTCTGTGCAGGCTTCCGGTGAAATCCCTTCTTCGATCCAAATCCGTCTGCAAGAACTGGTACTCTCTTATCCGAAACCCTGCCTTCATTTCTCTCCGCAGCAAACACTCCGCCGAAAACACCGACTGCCTCCTCGTTAAGCGATCCCTCAATGGTGGCGCCTGCTTGTCCTTTGTCCCAAACGAAACCACAGTTGAGGATATTGATATATCTTTCACCGGTCTAGAGTCTCTAGACATTAGAGATCTCCAGCTATTGGGTCCTTGCAACGGCGTCGTTTGTCTCGCTAAAGGCTGGTTTAACTCAACCATGGTGATATGCAACCCATCAATGAGAGAATTCAGGGTACTTCCTCGACCCTCTCATAAAAAAGACCACGAAAATAATATGGGATTTGGGTTTGATCCATCTACGAATGACTATAAAGTGGTTAAGTTCGGCGTTTTGGATCGAAATTCTAACAATCTTCTTCTTGAAGTTGGCAAAACATTTGAAATATATGATTTGAGTACAGATTCTTGGAGGAAAGTTGATGTGAACCCCCATAATATTGGATTCGATTTGGATTTCAATTTCTTAAAATGCACTTCGTGGAAAGGGGGTTGTTACTGGTACATTTCCTGCTCTGATGGTGCTGATGCAATTATTGTCTTTCGGTTGACCGACGAGGTGTTCGATGAAATCCCTGTTCCAGAAGTTTCGTTAGCCAATAGTTATACCACGGAAAGGGAACTTTTCATTCTGGATGATTCCCTTGCCATGGTTCGTTATCCATCTGAGTGGTTACATCCATCGGGGTTAACAAGGGGGTATATTCCGTTGATGAAGTGCTTTGGCGTATGGGTTATGGATGAGGACGGGGTTGAGGTGTCTTGGACTAAAAAACTCACTATTGGACCTCTACAGGGGCCCAACTTTGCGTTGGGATTTCGGCGAAATGGCGAGTTCCTCTGTGAGACCGGTGGTGGACAAATGGTGTCGTATCACATAGATACCCAACACATAAAGGAATATCAAGTGTACGGTGATCCTACCCCAGAACGTTTACAAGTTATTGTATACACTGAGAGCTTGATTTCAGTCAAGAGCAACAATAAGCATGATGCACACGATGGTTTGAATATGTAACTCGAGTATGGCTTTCCTATCCTCTACTAATTAACTGGTGGTTCGTACATCATGGGGCATAAATGAGTCTTTCCTATCCTCTACTGTCAAGTCCTTTGGCGGTCGCTGCAATTTCCCTTGcttaaagacgaaaaaagttgGTAAATTAGTGGCTGCCATTAGCTATTTAGAGGTCTCCTTGGGACTTGATTGTCTTCTACTCAAAAAAGCATTGACAATGAAAGCTATTATGATGAAAACCAACTGATCTGTTTGTCTTGGCATATTCCACCAGTGGTTTTCTCTTGTACTTGCTCTGTTTTGATGCAGTTGTAGCTTGTAGTTGCTTAGTCTGTTGTTGCATTTGTAGTTGTGTTGCAGCTTAGGGTCTGTTGTAGTtctgtttgtttggttttgtaggTGTATGCCCCTCTAGTCTTGTATGTTTCCTTGGTTTTCCAATGGAAATTaagtcaccaaaaaaaaatgaaagctaTTCTGACTCCATGCAGAGAAAGGGAAGGTTGGATTTTCCATGGCTTGGACACAGATAAGCCTCTCTTTCTTTCATTGTACCTATAGTTTACTTTGGGTTCTCTTCATATGTTCCATAATCAAGTTTGTTTACTCATTCACAAGGATTTTTTGTCAGCATCTGATGCAATGTGGTCAGCTTATCAAAACAGGTCTGTGAGTTTCCTGCTTCTGCAAAAGGCAGATAGCCAAGAGAGGTTTGTCTTTGGATTTTTGCTGAGATGGGGTATGATGCAAGATGTAAAAAGCAACTGTAGTTTGCTTGGGTTTCCTTCAAGTTTCATCGCTTGGCCACGGGTAGCCTTTTTTGCTTAATTGTACCTATAGTTTACTTGGTTTTCTTTGTTATGTTTCATAGTCAAGTTGTCTGTCTCCAAATCGGGTCGTAATCAGAACTCTTATGTTGAGAATCACATTGAAGTGGTTTCTCATCCTATCATTTACATCTCACGAGTCAATTTCCGTGAGAATCTGATGCAACGCGATCATCTCAGTACATCAGTCTGAGTTTCCTGCTAATGAAAATGGCAGACACCCTAGGGGAGTTTATGCAAGAATTCTTTCACTGGAAACTGAAGAATTTGATGCCGATAAATTTGAAGGGGTCTTTGATTGATGAtatcgctgttcaaaaaaaatattgaagatGTCTGTGCTCGTGGTTACTGAATGCTGCAAAATATattctttgatgattttgttCGAGATGAGGTGCAAATTGGGAAGAAGACACAAGGTTAATCTTTTGGAAACATACCTCACATTAGGCATGTTAGTGGACCGAATTGAATCTGAATTCGACAAATCCGATCTATTCACAGGCCTACCTCGTATTACCTTCCATCCAACCTAATGTGGCACATCACCCCCGAAACTATCCAGTGGTGGGGTTGTGATCTAAAAGCTTCAAGTTAATGATGACGAGATTTCAATCTAAATTTGTACTTAAAATTCAGATTTATCAATTAAGGTACTATTCCATCTGAATAGTTTAATTGATAAATCTTACTAATTGATTAATTGATAAATCTTACTACTTTTGGGAGTTCATGCAAATTTTGAATTGGTTATATATTGTTTTCCAGTATAaaattttaggtgattttgaaaacttcgTTTAATAGTACTAATCAGTTATCAAGATCTATCAtgcaaaattcatattgaaggTAAAAAGTAGTATAACCAATTTACTATCCGGTAAGGATGAAATGGTGGAATAGAAATGGGGACTGATACCAAATGAAACTTCTACTTGTAGTGATAGTAAAAATATCATTAAGGACCGGATAAGTATGAGCAACAGTTAGCAGATGTAGATGTAGAtatgaaaaataagaacttgGAAATCGTGTAGTGTGGGCTGCACACTACAGAGACCGTAGCGGCCGTCTATTTTTACGCCGATGGTTTCAATTTCATCCAAACTCCTATTGCTTCAAATTGTCCATGGCTCATATTACAATTCAAGTTGTACATTACCAAAATAAACGGCCGCGTTTCGGCCCTAGAGCAGCCCACCCTAGAGCATCCCCTGTTCTTCAATAAGGGAAGTGGGCAACTGTGCAGCCAAAGCGAACTGCCAAAACGAACAAACCCAAATAAAATGGCGATGTCTTCATCGATATCCAAAGAGTTTTGAGTTTTCGTTTCTATATGCGTTTCTTTCTTCGCACCATCAAATCCAATGGCGATCGAAAACCTATCCGAAGATTTGCTCATGGAGATTCTCTGGAGGCTTCCTGTGAAATCCCTGCTTCAACTCAAGTCAGTCTGCAAGAACTGGTACGCTCTCATCCAAAACCTCAACTTCATTTACCTCCACCACGATCGCGCCGCCTCTATCGCCGCCGATGAAAACACCGACTGCCTCCTCGTTAAGCGATTCCTCGATGGCGGCGAGGGCGGCGTCGCCTTGTCCTTTGTCCCAAACGAAACCCCAGTTGGAGATATTGATATGCTATCTGCCACTGGTCTGGATGTTAAAGAACTGCGAATCTTGGGTCCTTGTAACGGCGTCGTTTGTCTCACCAGATTCGCTTTGAACTCCACCATTGTGATTTGCAACCCTTCAATGAAAGAATTCAGGATACTTCCTCAACCTTCTTACAAAAATGACCATACTACTAATTTGGGATTTGGGTATGATCCCTTTTCAGATGATTATAAAGTGGTTAGATTCACGATGATGAGTACAGATTTACTCACTTGGGGCATTGATGAAATGATTGAAATATATGACTCGAGTACAGATTCTTGGAGGGAAGTTGACACTGAGTCCCCTATACAGTCTGGTTTCTACTGTTGTCATGATTCGTACACATCGTGGAATTGGGATTGTTTCTGGTACGCCTACCATAAACATGGTGGTAGTCCCGTGATTATGGCGTTTAGCATGACCAACGAGGTTTTTGAAGAGATGCCCGTGCCAGAAGTTTGCTTGTTAGACCAGCACAGTGAAaagaaactttttgttttgaacgATTCCCTTGTCATGGTTATTTATCCAAAGTGGTGGTCAGACCCATCTTGGATTCCACCTGAGGACTTTATGTCGAAGACCTTTGACATATGGGTAATGAATGAAGAGGATGTTGAGGTGTCCTGGACTAAAAAGTTCACTATCGGACCCTTCCAGGGACTCGAATGGGCATTGGGATTTCGCCAAAATGGTGAGTTCCTCGTGGAGAGCAACTATGGACAAATGATGTCGTACAACCTTAATACTCAAGAAAGAAAGGAGTATCAAGTCCATGACCAAGTACAAGGTCGTCCTCCACCTCCACATTTACAAGTTCTTCCATACACAGAGAGCTTGGTTTCGGTCAACAGAGGCAATGAGCATGATGGACACGTTGAGTAGTATATATAACTCCTCTATGAGCTTTTGTAAACCTCGAATGGTTTGAAAGTACGTTTATGTTGCACAATGGGCTCGTGAATCCTTTTGGCGGTTGCTGCCATTTGCAATACTACTAAAGGTAAAAGATGGTGGATGATTGGTTCCAATCAGCTTCTGAGAGGTTTCCTGGCAGTCTTCTTAGGTAATTTCTTTCAATATGCAAATAGATGCAGAGGA
Proteins encoded in this window:
- the LOC131304565 gene encoding putative F-box protein At3g24700; this translates as MANGKLPEELHMEILCRLPVKSLLRSKSVCKNWYSLIRNPAFISLRSKHSAENTDCLLVKRSLNGGACLSFVPNETTVEDIDISFTGLESLDIRDLQLLGPCNGVVCLAKGWFNSTMVICNPSMREFRVLPRPSHKKDHENNMGFGFDPSTNDYKVVKFGVLDRNSNNLLLEVGKTFEIYDLSTDSWRKVDVNPHNIGFDLDFNFLKCTSWKGGCYWYISCSDGADAIIVFRLTDEVFDEIPVPEVSLANSYTTERELFILDDSLAMVRYPSEWLHPSGLTRGYIPLMKCFGVWVMDEDGVEVSWTKKLTIGPLQGPNFALGFRRNGEFLCETGGGQMVSYHIDTQHIKEYQVYGDPTPERLQVIVYTESLISVKSNNKHDAHDGLNM
- the LOC131304564 gene encoding F-box/LRR-repeat/kelch-repeat protein At2g27520-like; this translates as MAIENLSEDLLMEILWRLPVKSLLQLKSVCKNWYALIQNLNFIYLHHDRAASIAADENTDCLLVKRFLDGGEGGVALSFVPNETPVGDIDMLSATGLDVKELRILGPCNGVVCLTRFALNSTIVICNPSMKEFRILPQPSYKNDHTTNLGFGYDPFSDDYKVVRFTMMSTDLLTWGIDEMIEIYDSSTDSWREVDTESPIQSGFYCCHDSYTSWNWDCFWYAYHKHGGSPVIMAFSMTNEVFEEMPVPEVCLLDQHSEKKLFVLNDSLVMVIYPKWWSDPSWIPPEDFMSKTFDIWVMNEEDVEVSWTKKFTIGPFQGLEWALGFRQNGEFLVESNYGQMMSYNLNTQERKEYQVHDQVQGRPPPPHLQVLPYTESLVSVNRGNEHDGHVE